One Melanotaenia boesemani isolate fMelBoe1 chromosome 8, fMelBoe1.pri, whole genome shotgun sequence DNA segment encodes these proteins:
- the pigk gene encoding GPI-anchor transamidase — protein MMKILTIITLFASYLIANSINIEASAGQFFSSGHTNNWAVLVCTSRFWFNYRHVANTLSVYRSVKRLGIPDSHIVLMLADDMACNHRNPKPATVFSHKNMELNVYGDDVEVDYRGYEVTVENFLRVLTGRLPASTPRSKRLLSDDRSNILIYLTGHGGNGFLKFQDSEEISNVELADAFEQMWQKRRYNELLFIIDTCQGASMYERFYSPNLMALASSQVGEDSLSHQPDLGIGVHLMDRYTFYLLEFLEDIHPASKANMNDLFKVCPKSQCVSTPGHRTDLFLRDPGSVLITDFFGSVRKVEITMEAINLTDPIKQVEESPVNGEVHRKVHSYMDQLPVSEIIHQKPKQKDWHPPDGFILGLWTLILLVFFKTYGVKHLKHIF, from the exons ATGATGAAAATACTCACTATAATAACCTTATTTGCGTCATATTTGATAGCTAACAGCATTAACATTGAG GCTAGTGCGGGGCAGTTCTTCAGCAGCGGTCATACAAACAATTGGGCTGTTCTG GTGTGCACCTCAAGATTCTGGTTCAATTACCGACATGTCGCCAATACTTTGTCTGTGTACAGAAGTGTCAAGAGACTGGGCATTCCTGACAG CCACATAGTCCTGATGCTGGCTGATGACATGGCTTGCAACCACAGAAACCCCAAACCTGCTACAGTATTTAGCCACAAGAACATGGAGCTCAACGTGTATGGTGACGATGTTGAGGTAGACTACCGAGGATATGAG GTGACAGTGGAGAACTTTTTGCGAGTCTTGACTGGGCGGCTTCCCGCCAGCACTCCACGCTCCAAACGCCTCCTCTCTGATGACCGGAGCAATATCCTCATATACCTGACAG GCCATGGCGGGAATGGTTTTCTGAAGTTCCAGGACTCGGAGGAGATCAGTAACGTGGAGCTGGCTGATGCTTTCGAACAGATGTGGCAGAAAAGAAG GTACAACGAGCTGCTCTTCATCATTGACACCTGTCAAGGCGCCTCCATGTATGAGAGATTTTACTCTCCGAACCTCATGGCTCTGGCCAGCAGTCAGGTTGGAGAAGACTCCCTGTCG CACCAGCCAGATTTGGGGATAGGAGTCCATTTGATGGACCGTTACACCTTCTACCTGCTGGAGTTCCTGGAGGACATCCACCCTGCAAGCAAAGCCAACATGAATGATCTG TTCAAAGTCTGTCCCAAAAGTCAGTGTGTGTCCACTCCGGGCCACCGTACTGACCTGTTCCTGAGGGATCCAGGAAGTGTTCTCATCACAGACTTTTTTGGAAGTGTCCGAAAAGTGGAGATCACCATGGAAGCCATAAACTTGACCGACCCTATAAAGCAAGTGGAGGAGAG TCCTGTGAATGGAGAAGTCCACAGAAAAGTGCACTCATACATGGACCAGCTGCCAGTGTCTGAGATCATCCATCAG AAACCAAAGCAGAAAGACTGGCATCCTCCTGATGGCTTCATCCTGGGTCTATGGACTTTAATCCTGCTGGTGTTTTTCAAGACGTACGGTGTCAAGCATCTCAAACACATCTTCTGA